Proteins from a genomic interval of Marinobacter arenosus:
- the murJ gene encoding murein biosynthesis integral membrane protein MurJ, producing the protein MSSEPETNTEKKTLPKPPGLLRSSGLVGAMTMLSRVLGLVRDMVIARYFGAGAGADAFFVAFKIPNFLRRLFAEGAFSQAFVPVLSSYREAQSISDVKRLVDAVAGSLGLILLAVTLVAMLGSPVLTAIFAPGFLDDDVKFALTSDMLRITFPYLLLISLTAFAGGILNSYDRFAVPAFTPVLLNLAMIGAAIYLTPLMEEPVMALAWGVFIAGALQLFFQMPFLMRLGLMPRPRVDYRHEGVSRILKLMAPALFGVSVSQINLLLDTVLASFLQTGSVSWLYYSDRLSELPLGVFGIAIATVILPSLSRKHAADSADQFAATLDWAVRAVLLIGLPAALALALLAEPLIATLFHYGEVTDRDVVMSAQSLRAYSAGLLAFMLIKVLAPGFFARQDTRTPVKIGVIAMVANMVFNLILVFPLAHAGLALATSLSAWLNGFLLWRGLRREGAWQSQPGWPRFLLQIGGANLALALVILWLKAPVTVWLAAGGYQRAADMAVLVGAGVAVYFLALAVTGVRVRHFRQR; encoded by the coding sequence ATGTCGTCGGAACCCGAAACCAACACCGAGAAAAAAACCTTGCCGAAGCCGCCGGGCCTGCTGCGTTCCTCTGGGCTGGTCGGGGCCATGACGATGCTGTCCCGGGTGCTGGGCCTGGTCCGGGACATGGTGATTGCCCGTTATTTCGGCGCGGGTGCCGGCGCAGATGCCTTCTTTGTTGCGTTTAAGATCCCGAACTTCCTTCGCCGGCTGTTTGCTGAGGGGGCGTTTTCCCAGGCTTTCGTCCCGGTGCTGTCTTCCTACCGGGAAGCGCAGTCGATTTCTGATGTTAAGCGCCTGGTCGATGCGGTGGCCGGCTCGCTCGGCCTGATTCTGTTGGCCGTCACCCTCGTTGCCATGTTGGGGTCCCCCGTACTGACCGCCATCTTCGCGCCGGGTTTCCTGGATGACGATGTGAAGTTCGCGCTCACCAGTGACATGCTGCGCATCACCTTTCCTTACCTGCTGCTGATCTCCTTGACGGCGTTTGCCGGCGGCATACTGAATAGCTATGACCGGTTTGCCGTGCCGGCCTTTACGCCGGTGCTGCTGAACCTGGCGATGATTGGCGCGGCAATCTACCTGACGCCATTGATGGAAGAACCCGTGATGGCCTTGGCCTGGGGTGTATTCATCGCCGGCGCGTTGCAGTTGTTCTTCCAGATGCCGTTCCTGATGCGTCTGGGGCTCATGCCGCGACCGCGCGTTGACTACCGTCATGAGGGCGTGAGTCGAATACTGAAGCTGATGGCGCCCGCCTTGTTCGGGGTCTCGGTCAGTCAGATTAATCTGCTGCTGGATACGGTGCTCGCATCGTTTCTTCAAACGGGCAGTGTGTCCTGGCTTTACTATTCCGACCGTTTGTCGGAATTGCCTCTGGGCGTCTTCGGAATCGCCATTGCCACGGTGATTCTGCCCAGTCTCTCCCGCAAGCATGCAGCGGACTCCGCCGACCAGTTCGCGGCCACTCTGGACTGGGCGGTTCGTGCGGTTCTTCTGATTGGCCTGCCTGCCGCCCTTGCTCTGGCTTTGCTGGCTGAGCCGCTCATCGCCACGCTGTTCCATTACGGTGAGGTGACCGATCGGGATGTGGTGATGTCGGCGCAGAGTCTGCGCGCCTATTCGGCGGGGCTTCTCGCCTTTATGCTGATCAAGGTTCTGGCCCCGGGTTTCTTTGCCCGCCAGGATACCCGCACACCGGTCAAGATCGGTGTCATTGCCATGGTCGCCAACATGGTGTTCAACCTGATCCTGGTGTTTCCGCTCGCCCACGCCGGATTGGCGCTGGCAACCTCGCTTTCGGCCTGGCTGAACGGTTTTCTGCTGTGGCGGGGGCTGCGTCGGGAAGGGGCGTGGCAAAGCCAGCCGGGCTGGCCGCGTTTCCTGTTGCAGATCGGGGGTGCCAACCTCGCTCTGGCGCTTGTCATCCTCTGGCTCAAGGCTCCGGTAACCGTTTGGCTGGCCGCTGGCGGATACCAGCGTGCCGCTGACATGGCGGTGCTGGTCGGCGCTGGCGTGGCCGTCTATTTCCTGGCGCTGGCGGTGACGGGCGTGAGGGTAAGACATTTCCGCCAGAGGTAA
- the ribF gene encoding bifunctional riboflavin kinase/FAD synthetase: MRLIRGLTNLTTLSRREASPLASGCVATIGNFDGVHIGHRTILEQVKEKASSLGLPSVVMVFEPQPREFFQGAEAPPRLMSFRQKFEALTAAGIDYVLCLHFNGRFRRLTSREFIDTVLVNGLGVRHLVVGDDFRFGCDRTGDFMLLREAGESLGFTVENTRTVTIGGERVSSTRIRERLKADRLDEAEELLGHPYRIRGRVVYGRQLGREIGAPTANILLKRMAPLQGVYVVSTTLDDGSVYDGVANIGLRPTVDGKQPALEVHLFDFAGTLYGRHIDVVFRHGLRNEIKFGSVDALKEQIARDFSDARAWIANNGSTRLAH; the protein is encoded by the coding sequence ATGCGTCTGATCCGAGGCCTGACTAACCTGACAACGCTGTCCCGTCGCGAGGCGTCGCCTCTGGCGAGCGGCTGCGTCGCGACCATCGGTAATTTCGATGGGGTACATATTGGCCACAGGACGATTCTGGAACAGGTTAAGGAGAAGGCGTCCAGTCTGGGCCTGCCTTCTGTGGTCATGGTGTTCGAACCCCAGCCCAGGGAATTCTTCCAGGGGGCCGAGGCACCACCCCGACTGATGTCGTTCAGGCAGAAGTTCGAAGCGTTGACGGCTGCAGGCATCGATTACGTGCTTTGCCTGCATTTCAACGGCCGTTTCCGGCGCCTGACGAGTCGGGAGTTCATTGACACGGTTCTGGTGAATGGCCTCGGCGTGCGTCATCTTGTGGTGGGCGACGATTTCCGTTTTGGCTGTGATCGGACGGGCGATTTCATGTTGCTGCGCGAGGCGGGCGAATCGCTCGGGTTTACCGTGGAAAACACGCGGACGGTGACCATCGGGGGTGAGCGGGTAAGCAGTACCCGGATTCGCGAACGGCTCAAGGCAGATCGACTCGACGAGGCTGAAGAACTGCTGGGCCACCCTTACCGGATACGTGGGCGTGTTGTCTATGGGCGCCAACTCGGGCGTGAAATTGGCGCGCCTACTGCGAATATCCTGCTGAAACGCATGGCACCGCTGCAAGGGGTCTATGTGGTCAGCACCACGCTGGACGATGGTTCGGTCTATGACGGAGTTGCCAACATTGGCCTGCGACCGACGGTAGACGGCAAACAGCCGGCTCTGGAAGTGCACCTGTTCGACTTTGCTGGCACACTTTATGGTCGCCACATCGACGTCGTGTTCCGTCACGGGCTGCGCAATGAAATCAAATTCGGCTCCGTGGATGCCCTGAAAGAACAGATCGCCCGCGATTTCAGCGATGCCCGGGCCTGGATTGCCAATAATGGATCCACGCGGCTGGCACATTGA